In Nerophis lumbriciformis linkage group LG04, RoL_Nlum_v2.1, whole genome shotgun sequence, a single window of DNA contains:
- the LOC133599246 gene encoding uncharacterized protein isoform X3, which yields MRGGNMAAISPPESPKRQDSLLEDVYTFGSSTDALELKGYSDQTEEFLFLNAGVSQYRKNSENVDNERVSVPSHFKVIECEAKGDQTSCKSPKDGVLEPKMAESPGGEQRAFDCSETEDSSGEESHSHKEENSKYETTQTVWPEKSNETHLDAEEIQEKEDSCVDQPSSGKELSENQVGNVDLDGVEDNDKHAELTSTPKKCRLECKECGKRFTRREMFYLHRHYHAHKDELMPLTCKECGLSFSDRRSLMKHRHEHKEEEEPKYEEESGFQCAECEKIFSSVRKLRSHKCIESDDKPFRCTLCRQEFQSKVSITKHMLNHSLDEGFKCKECGKRFPEYRIMRVHQRCHPNFKPYECPECGMVFKYQSVMEDHRRKHTDKQPPHLCNICGKTFKYSGLFQQHQYLHTGEKAFSCPECGKKFAFAQNVKAHCRLHRLCQTNPLPFSEQPTKQTSLSAPVQRKENAHQSEDPKHTFNCPLCPQTCSTPANLRAHMLIHEVEYETLERSTETPPEVKKELLVRNREEGLLSDLHQTRVQWKVDGEEVIPFQSSQHLQEFASPRQERPSESSAQKRSSPSRVDELSAPRAYFSASSGSLQVGSVGSSSFMNGAVLWSVQPPHFGQELQSLKLSTAPVPTQKRETSTQALSLTVNQLEKSQIDAEADKQRAECIVDIPTTSQIDQSSPMPLLTPVSQGEVRSLWDIQAPLGISGKMNLPVKQAAVTAATWTNIQSQNATRQLPIPFHHFGQGIGTAVWGFQNNHSLLTGQLKPGSAQELQQQTLVAGSQIILNQPNPFFSPPLTPLSALALSGTHPLHTVTINALQRPPHPNIFFTPQGVMTKRPPMPQTLPLSQLTSQADAHKLGVSHLPFSPDRLMQCMICGISFPQELDLQMHYLQHAQGQI from the exons ATGCGTGGAGGAAACATGGCAGCCATATCACCGCCGGAGTCTCCAAAACGACAGGACTCCCTGCTGGAGGATGTTTACACATTTGGGAGCAGTACTGACGCACTGGAACTAAAAGGTTACTCGGACCAGACGGAagaattcctttttttaaatgcCGGAGTAAGCCAATATAGGAAAAACAGTGAAAATGTTGACAACGAAAGAGTTTCCGTTCCCAGCCATTTTAAGGTAATTGAGTGTGAGGCTAAAGGCGACCAAACATCATGTAAGTCACCGAAGGACGGAGTATTGGAGCCAAAAATGGCCGAGTCTCCAGGAGGTGAGCAGCGGGCTTTCGATTGTTCCGAGACAGAAGACTCCAGCGGCGAAGAGTCCCACTCTCACAAGGAGGAAAACAGCAAGTATG agaCTACACAGACTGTGTGGCCAGAAAAGTCCAATGAAACGCATCTTGATGCAGAGGAAATTCAAGAAAAGGAAGATTCCTGTGTTGATCAGCCAAGCTCAGGAAAGGAACTATCTGAGAACCAAGTGGGAAATGTGGACTTGGATGGGGTTGAAGACAACGACAAGCACGCTGAGTTAACATCAACGCCAAAAAAGTGTCGTTTGGAGTGCAAAGAGTGTGGAAAGCGCTTCACCCGGCGTGAAATGTTCTACCTTCACCGCCACTATCATGCTCACAAGGATGAACTCATGCCGCTCACTTGTAAAGAATGCGGCCTGTCATTTAGTGACCGCAGGAGCCTTATGAAACACAGACATGAACAtaaagaggaggaggagccaaAGTATGAAGAGGAGAGTGGTTTTCAGTGTGCAGAATGTGAGAAGATTTTCTCTTCAGTGCGAAAGCTGCGGTCCCACAAATGCATCGAATCAGATGACAAGCCTTTCCGCTGTACACTGTGCCGTCAGGAGTTCCAATCAAAAGTGTCTATAACCAAGCACATGTTGAACCACTCGCTGGATGAAGGCTTTAAATGTAAAGAGTGTGGTAAACGCTTCCCAGAATACAGGATCATGCGTGTCCACCAACGATGTCACCCTAACTTTAAACCCTATGAATGCCCCGAGTGCGGCATGGTTTTTAAATACCAATCTGTCATGGAAGACCACCGTCGCAAGCACACTGACAAGCAACCCCCTCACCTGTGCAACATTTGCGGTAAGACTTTCAAGTACAGCGGTCTCTTTCAACAGCATCAGTATCTGCACACCGGTGAGAAGGCCTTCAGCTGTCCTGAATGTGGTAAAAAATTTGCTTTTGCTCAGAATGTGAAGGCACACTGTCGCCTGCACAGACTGTGCCAAACCAACCCACTTCCCTTTAGTGAGCAGCCCACCAAGCAGACCTCTTTGTCCGCACCGGTGCAAAGGAAAGAGAATGCACACCAGAGTGAAGACCCAAAACACACTTTTAACTGTCCTCTTTGTCCCCAGACGTGCAGCACCCCGGCCAACCTGAGAGCCCACATGCTTATTCATGAGGTGGAGTATGAGACACTGGAGAGAAGCACAGAGACGCCTCCAGAGGTTAAAAAG GAATTGCTGGTGAGGAATCGGGAGGAAGGATTGCTTTCTGACCTACACCAGACCCGTGTTCAATGGAAGGTTGACGGTGAAGAAGTGATACCTTTTCAGTCATCACAGCACTTGCAAGAGTTTGCCAGCCCACGACAAGAGAGACCCTCTGAATCTTCTGCACAGAAAAGATCCAGCCCCTCACGAGTGGATGAGCTATCTGCGCCCAGAGCTTATTTTTCTGCTTCCTCTGGTTCTTTGCAAGTAGGCTCTGTTGGGTCATCATCCTTCATGAATGGTGCGGTGTTGTGGAGTGTCCAACCTCCTCATTTTGGTCAAGAGCTACAGTCACTTAAATTGTCCACAGCTCCGGTGCCAACACAAAAACGGGAGACTTCCACGCAAGCACTATCGCTGACTGTTAACCAGCTTGAGAAGTCCCAGATAGATGCTGAGGCGGACAAGCAGAGAGCTGAATGCATAGTAGATATACCAACCACATCTCAGATAGACCAAAGCAGCCCCATGCCACTATTGACTCCTGTTTCTCAAGGGGAAGTTCGCTCCTTGTGGGACATTCAAGCCCCACTGGGGATTTCAGGCAAAATGAACTTACCTGTGAAGCAGGCAGCAGTAACGGCAGCAACTTGGACCAATATACAGAGTCAAAATGCCACACGGCAACTTCCCATCCCCTTCCATCATTTTGGCCAGGGGATAGGCACTGCAGTCTGGGGCTTCCAAAATAATCATTCTCTTCTCACTGGACAGCTCAAACCAGGGAGTGCACAGGAGCTACAGCAGCAAACTTTGGTCGCTGGCAGTCAGATCATCCTCAATCAGCCAAACCCCTTCTTCTCACCACCACTCACCCCGCTCTCTGCACTGGCTTTGTCTGGCACACACCCTCTTCACACTGTCACCATCAATGCACTACAGAGACCACCCCACCCAAATATCTTCTTTACCCCGCAGGGTGTCATGACCAAGAGGCCACCCATGCCACAAACCCTGCCCCTATCTCAGCTCACCTCACAGGCTGATGCTCACAAACTCGGAGTTTCCCATTTGCCCTTTTCACCTGACCGACTCATGCAGTGCATGATATGCGGCATCTCTTTCCCACAGGAACTTGATCTACAAATGCATTACTTACAACATGCACAAGGACAGATTTGA
- the LOC133599246 gene encoding uncharacterized protein isoform X2, protein MATLITASNIPFSFSDVFNKSVKDMFPDSEIARQYSNGRTKANQIVKETTQTVWPEKSNETHLDAEEIQEKEDSCVDQPSSGKELSENQVGNVDLDGVEDNDKHAELTSTPKKCRLECKECGKRFTRREMFYLHRHYHAHKDELMPLTCKECGLSFSDRRSLMKHRHEHKEEEEPKYEEESGFQCAECEKIFSSVRKLRSHKCIESDDKPFRCTLCRQEFQSKVSITKHMLNHSLDEGFKCKECGKRFPEYRIMRVHQRCHPNFKPYECPECGMVFKYQSVMEDHRRKHTDKQPPHLCNICGKTFKYSGLFQQHQYLHTGEKAFSCPECGKKFAFAQNVKAHCRLHRLCQTNPLPFSEQPTKQTSLSAPVQRKENAHQSEDPKHTFNCPLCPQTCSTPANLRAHMLIHEVEYETLERSTETPPEVKKVWDKGHTCPHCPSTYRDEISLRLHILKSHKYVAQDSDKVAAVSSKESKPLISENALAKLKNESLAIRPYKCPECEKTFRHRSVLELHMRIHSKDKPYQCNVCFKGFRFSNYLQQHLVIHSGKKPHKCPDCGKDFAFLQNMRTHQKLHREKPFRCTGCSKGYSSDLQLQRHMLSHNGEKPHKCHLCEKSFSLAYLLRDHINTHTGERPHHCGECNKSFCWLSSLLVHQKIHSRKRQSQSHFFTTAGRVRGRGRRGGRLTRGLSRRLGGLLYDDLHREADPKSQYSMMSSHQELLVRNREEGLLSDLHQTRVQWKVDGEEVIPFQSSQHLQEFASPRQERPSESSAQKRSSPSRVDELSAPRAYFSASSGSLQVGSVGSSSFMNGAVLWSVQPPHFGQELQSLKLSTAPVPTQKRETSTQALSLTVNQLEKSQIDAEADKQRAECIVDIPTTSQIDQSSPMPLLTPVSQGEVRSLWDIQAPLGISGKMNLPVKQAAVTAATWTNIQSQNATRQLPIPFHHFGQGIGTAVWGFQNNHSLLTGQLKPGSAQELQQQTLVAGSQIILNQPNPFFSPPLTPLSALALSGTHPLHTVTINALQRPPHPNIFFTPQGVMTKRPPMPQTLPLSQLTSQADAHKLGVSHLPFSPDRLMQCMICGISFPQELDLQMHYLQHAQGQI, encoded by the exons atggctacgCTGATaactgcaagcaacatcccgttctcattttcggatgttttcaacaaatccgtgaaagatatgttcccggattcagagatcgctcgccagtactcaaatggcagaacaaaggccaatcaaatagtgaaag agaCTACACAGACTGTGTGGCCAGAAAAGTCCAATGAAACGCATCTTGATGCAGAGGAAATTCAAGAAAAGGAAGATTCCTGTGTTGATCAGCCAAGCTCAGGAAAGGAACTATCTGAGAACCAAGTGGGAAATGTGGACTTGGATGGGGTTGAAGACAACGACAAGCACGCTGAGTTAACATCAACGCCAAAAAAGTGTCGTTTGGAGTGCAAAGAGTGTGGAAAGCGCTTCACCCGGCGTGAAATGTTCTACCTTCACCGCCACTATCATGCTCACAAGGATGAACTCATGCCGCTCACTTGTAAAGAATGCGGCCTGTCATTTAGTGACCGCAGGAGCCTTATGAAACACAGACATGAACAtaaagaggaggaggagccaaAGTATGAAGAGGAGAGTGGTTTTCAGTGTGCAGAATGTGAGAAGATTTTCTCTTCAGTGCGAAAGCTGCGGTCCCACAAATGCATCGAATCAGATGACAAGCCTTTCCGCTGTACACTGTGCCGTCAGGAGTTCCAATCAAAAGTGTCTATAACCAAGCACATGTTGAACCACTCGCTGGATGAAGGCTTTAAATGTAAAGAGTGTGGTAAACGCTTCCCAGAATACAGGATCATGCGTGTCCACCAACGATGTCACCCTAACTTTAAACCCTATGAATGCCCCGAGTGCGGCATGGTTTTTAAATACCAATCTGTCATGGAAGACCACCGTCGCAAGCACACTGACAAGCAACCCCCTCACCTGTGCAACATTTGCGGTAAGACTTTCAAGTACAGCGGTCTCTTTCAACAGCATCAGTATCTGCACACCGGTGAGAAGGCCTTCAGCTGTCCTGAATGTGGTAAAAAATTTGCTTTTGCTCAGAATGTGAAGGCACACTGTCGCCTGCACAGACTGTGCCAAACCAACCCACTTCCCTTTAGTGAGCAGCCCACCAAGCAGACCTCTTTGTCCGCACCGGTGCAAAGGAAAGAGAATGCACACCAGAGTGAAGACCCAAAACACACTTTTAACTGTCCTCTTTGTCCCCAGACGTGCAGCACCCCGGCCAACCTGAGAGCCCACATGCTTATTCATGAGGTGGAGTATGAGACACTGGAGAGAAGCACAGAGACGCCTCCAGAGGTTAAAAAGGTTTGGGACAAAGGGCACACCTGTCCACACTGTCCATCTACTTATCGTGATGAGATAAGTTTACGATTACACATTTTGAAAAGCCACAAGTATGTAGCACAAGATTCAGATAAAGTGGCTGCTGTCTCCTCCAAAGAATCGAAACCTCTAATCAGTGAAAATGCccttgcaaaattaaaaaatgaaagcTTAGCTATCAGGCCGTACAAGTGCCCTGAGTGTGAAAAAACATTCCGCCATCGCTCAGTCTTAGAATTGCACATGCGCATACATTCCAAGGATAAGCCATACCAATGCAACGTGTGTTTCAAAGGCTTCCGGTTCAGCAACTATTTGCAGCAGCATCTCGTCATCCACTCGGGCAAAAAGCCGCACAAATGTCCCGACTGTGGGAAGGATTTTGCCTTCTTGCAGAATATGAGAACCCATCAGAAGCTGCATCGGGAAAAACCCTTCCGTTGCACTGGTTGCAGCAAAGGCTACAGCAGTGACCTGCAACTGCAGCGCCACATGCTCTCGCATAATGGCGAGAAGCCCCATAAATGCCACCTCTGTGAGAAAAGCTTTAGCCTGGCGTATCTGCTCCGCGATCACATAAACACTCACACGGGGGAACGGCCCCATCACTGTGGTGAGTGCAACAAATCCTTTTGTTGGTTGAGCAGCTTGCTAGTGCACCAGAAGATTCACTCTCGCAAGCGCCAAAGTCAGAGTCATTTTTTCACCACTGCTGGAAGAGTGAGAGGCAGAGGAAGGAGAGGGGGGAGGCTGACAAGGGGTTTGTCTAGACGGTTAGGGGGGCTCCTTTATGATGATCTGCATAGAGAGGCGGACCCAAAGTCACAATATTCCATGATGTCCTCTCATCAGGAATTGCTGGTGAGGAATCGGGAGGAAGGATTGCTTTCTGACCTACACCAGACCCGTGTTCAATGGAAGGTTGACGGTGAAGAAGTGATACCTTTTCAGTCATCACAGCACTTGCAAGAGTTTGCCAGCCCACGACAAGAGAGACCCTCTGAATCTTCTGCACAGAAAAGATCCAGCCCCTCACGAGTGGATGAGCTATCTGCGCCCAGAGCTTATTTTTCTGCTTCCTCTGGTTCTTTGCAAGTAGGCTCTGTTGGGTCATCATCCTTCATGAATGGTGCGGTGTTGTGGAGTGTCCAACCTCCTCATTTTGGTCAAGAGCTACAGTCACTTAAATTGTCCACAGCTCCGGTGCCAACACAAAAACGGGAGACTTCCACGCAAGCACTATCGCTGACTGTTAACCAGCTTGAGAAGTCCCAGATAGATGCTGAGGCGGACAAGCAGAGAGCTGAATGCATAGTAGATATACCAACCACATCTCAGATAGACCAAAGCAGCCCCATGCCACTATTGACTCCTGTTTCTCAAGGGGAAGTTCGCTCCTTGTGGGACATTCAAGCCCCACTGGGGATTTCAGGCAAAATGAACTTACCTGTGAAGCAGGCAGCAGTAACGGCAGCAACTTGGACCAATATACAGAGTCAAAATGCCACACGGCAACTTCCCATCCCCTTCCATCATTTTGGCCAGGGGATAGGCACTGCAGTCTGGGGCTTCCAAAATAATCATTCTCTTCTCACTGGACAGCTCAAACCAGGGAGTGCACAGGAGCTACAGCAGCAAACTTTGGTCGCTGGCAGTCAGATCATCCTCAATCAGCCAAACCCCTTCTTCTCACCACCACTCACCCCGCTCTCTGCACTGGCTTTGTCTGGCACACACCCTCTTCACACTGTCACCATCAATGCACTACAGAGACCACCCCACCCAAATATCTTCTTTACCCCGCAGGGTGTCATGACCAAGAGGCCACCCATGCCACAAACCCTGCCCCTATCTCAGCTCACCTCACAGGCTGATGCTCACAAACTCGGAGTTTCCCATTTGCCCTTTTCACCTGACCGACTCATGCAGTGCATGATATGCGGCATCTCTTTCCCACAGGAACTTGATCTACAAATGCATTACTTACAACATGCACAAGGACAGATTTGA
- the LOC133599246 gene encoding uncharacterized protein isoform X4: MKALNVKSVVNASQNTGSCVSTNDVTLTLNPMNAPSAAWFLNTNLSWKTTVASTLTSNPLTCATFATCSTPANLRAHMLIHEVEYETLERSTETPPEVKKVWDKGHTCPHCPSTYRDEISLRLHILKSHKYVAQDSDKVAAVSSKESKPLISENALAKLKNESLAIRPYKCPECEKTFRHRSVLELHMRIHSKDKPYQCNVCFKGFRFSNYLQQHLVIHSGKKPHKCPDCGKDFAFLQNMRTHQKLHREKPFRCTGCSKGYSSDLQLQRHMLSHNGEKPHKCHLCEKSFSLAYLLRDHINTHTGERPHHCGECNKSFCWLSSLLVHQKIHSRKRQSQSHFFTTAGRVRGRGRRGGRLTRGLSRRLGGLLYDDLHREADPKSQYSMMSSHQELLVRNREEGLLSDLHQTRVQWKVDGEEVIPFQSSQHLQEFASPRQERPSESSAQKRSSPSRVDELSAPRAYFSASSGSLQVGSVGSSSFMNGAVLWSVQPPHFGQELQSLKLSTAPVPTQKRETSTQALSLTVNQLEKSQIDAEADKQRAECIVDIPTTSQIDQSSPMPLLTPVSQGEVRSLWDIQAPLGISGKMNLPVKQAAVTAATWTNIQSQNATRQLPIPFHHFGQGIGTAVWGFQNNHSLLTGQLKPGSAQELQQQTLVAGSQIILNQPNPFFSPPLTPLSALALSGTHPLHTVTINALQRPPHPNIFFTPQGVMTKRPPMPQTLPLSQLTSQADAHKLGVSHLPFSPDRLMQCMICGISFPQELDLQMHYLQHAQGQI, from the exons ATGAAGGCTTTAAATGTAAAGAGTGTGGTAAACGCTTCCCAGAATACAGGATCATGCGTGTCCACCAACGATGTCACCCTAACTTTAAACCCTATGAATGCCCCGAGTGCGGCATGGTTTTTAAATACCAATCTGTCATGGAAGACCACCGTCGCAAGCACACTGACAAGCAACCCCCTCACCTGTGCAACATTTGCG ACGTGCAGCACCCCGGCCAACCTGAGAGCCCACATGCTTATTCATGAGGTGGAGTATGAGACACTGGAGAGAAGCACAGAGACGCCTCCAGAGGTTAAAAAGGTTTGGGACAAAGGGCACACCTGTCCACACTGTCCATCTACTTATCGTGATGAGATAAGTTTACGATTACACATTTTGAAAAGCCACAAGTATGTAGCACAAGATTCAGATAAAGTGGCTGCTGTCTCCTCCAAAGAATCGAAACCTCTAATCAGTGAAAATGCccttgcaaaattaaaaaatgaaagcTTAGCTATCAGGCCGTACAAGTGCCCTGAGTGTGAAAAAACATTCCGCCATCGCTCAGTCTTAGAATTGCACATGCGCATACATTCCAAGGATAAGCCATACCAATGCAACGTGTGTTTCAAAGGCTTCCGGTTCAGCAACTATTTGCAGCAGCATCTCGTCATCCACTCGGGCAAAAAGCCGCACAAATGTCCCGACTGTGGGAAGGATTTTGCCTTCTTGCAGAATATGAGAACCCATCAGAAGCTGCATCGGGAAAAACCCTTCCGTTGCACTGGTTGCAGCAAAGGCTACAGCAGTGACCTGCAACTGCAGCGCCACATGCTCTCGCATAATGGCGAGAAGCCCCATAAATGCCACCTCTGTGAGAAAAGCTTTAGCCTGGCGTATCTGCTCCGCGATCACATAAACACTCACACGGGGGAACGGCCCCATCACTGTGGTGAGTGCAACAAATCCTTTTGTTGGTTGAGCAGCTTGCTAGTGCACCAGAAGATTCACTCTCGCAAGCGCCAAAGTCAGAGTCATTTTTTCACCACTGCTGGAAGAGTGAGAGGCAGAGGAAGGAGAGGGGGGAGGCTGACAAGGGGTTTGTCTAGACGGTTAGGGGGGCTCCTTTATGATGATCTGCATAGAGAGGCGGACCCAAAGTCACAATATTCCATGATGTCCTCTCATCAGGAATTGCTGGTGAGGAATCGGGAGGAAGGATTGCTTTCTGACCTACACCAGACCCGTGTTCAATGGAAGGTTGACGGTGAAGAAGTGATACCTTTTCAGTCATCACAGCACTTGCAAGAGTTTGCCAGCCCACGACAAGAGAGACCCTCTGAATCTTCTGCACAGAAAAGATCCAGCCCCTCACGAGTGGATGAGCTATCTGCGCCCAGAGCTTATTTTTCTGCTTCCTCTGGTTCTTTGCAAGTAGGCTCTGTTGGGTCATCATCCTTCATGAATGGTGCGGTGTTGTGGAGTGTCCAACCTCCTCATTTTGGTCAAGAGCTACAGTCACTTAAATTGTCCACAGCTCCGGTGCCAACACAAAAACGGGAGACTTCCACGCAAGCACTATCGCTGACTGTTAACCAGCTTGAGAAGTCCCAGATAGATGCTGAGGCGGACAAGCAGAGAGCTGAATGCATAGTAGATATACCAACCACATCTCAGATAGACCAAAGCAGCCCCATGCCACTATTGACTCCTGTTTCTCAAGGGGAAGTTCGCTCCTTGTGGGACATTCAAGCCCCACTGGGGATTTCAGGCAAAATGAACTTACCTGTGAAGCAGGCAGCAGTAACGGCAGCAACTTGGACCAATATACAGAGTCAAAATGCCACACGGCAACTTCCCATCCCCTTCCATCATTTTGGCCAGGGGATAGGCACTGCAGTCTGGGGCTTCCAAAATAATCATTCTCTTCTCACTGGACAGCTCAAACCAGGGAGTGCACAGGAGCTACAGCAGCAAACTTTGGTCGCTGGCAGTCAGATCATCCTCAATCAGCCAAACCCCTTCTTCTCACCACCACTCACCCCGCTCTCTGCACTGGCTTTGTCTGGCACACACCCTCTTCACACTGTCACCATCAATGCACTACAGAGACCACCCCACCCAAATATCTTCTTTACCCCGCAGGGTGTCATGACCAAGAGGCCACCCATGCCACAAACCCTGCCCCTATCTCAGCTCACCTCACAGGCTGATGCTCACAAACTCGGAGTTTCCCATTTGCCCTTTTCACCTGACCGACTCATGCAGTGCATGATATGCGGCATCTCTTTCCCACAGGAACTTGATCTACAAATGCATTACTTACAACATGCACAAGGACAGATTTGA